Proteins co-encoded in one Saprospira grandis genomic window:
- a CDS encoding M1 family metallopeptidase yields MKSILALLLFFCSGFLSVWGQSSDYFQQQSHYEIHFRLNEAQHSLSGHWKMSYQNQSADSLTEIWIHLWPNAYRNNSSPFAHQLAENGDLSFQFAADSARGGIDSLDFSSPSQNLSSSFPLGGQEMLRLELSAPLAPGDSLLIESPFHLKVPASFSRLGHQKQYYQLCQWYPKVAVYDAKGWHPMPYLDQGEFYGEFGDYDIYIELPANYWVAATGELQTAAEQKRLADWAKACAKMELIGLSVDPPPSLPSDSSFKQLHYQAKNVQDFALFLNKDFYVLKKEMTLATGRKLPLWAFFEAEEAYIWQLAPDFMEKSTRYYSKVMGEYPYPQITAVQGPLGAGGGMEYPMITIINPTSSKKYLDLLLAHEIGHNWWYGILASNERKHPWIDEGFNSYIESRYLQQEYGGQPLRQAYLAYLLQVQRNEEQSSALPSDSLSNFNYYLAAYAKPSLILSYLEQHLGQPKMDSILQAIYEKWQFKHLGPQELQKEFEQGSGQDLDWCFQGLLQDKKRVDLALEKLSNLGSDSLLVQIQNKGQAAPPIFLAYMNEEGQVLQAFKFPPLAAGERESFRIPKLAHAHSLEIDPFAYLPDYNRANQQQYFARSKRKRINLLYPSPDFTNQAPSVAPIIGYNAYDGLLLGLGVYSNPIFLKNWGYQLYPLVGTSSEQLVGQGQFSFHKGLQKGKIKDYQISLGYKRYSYFSNERYNYKLQYQRWRLAAELALRPKAGRQFRRQYIGLENLLIREEEENFERDSLNNISYLGKTGSFRSVHRLYYRWENRHPLAPAKYKLALEFAQYDQGQEQYLKLSLEGQKDWYYAVGKKIGLRFFFGGFPFHSDRDFGAYPLHLLSRNAHDYHYDNYVWGRNVQSGFSEQQVLIKEGGFKLPIANAQAIGDGRSNSFIGAINLRADLPIRLPFRLPYFRLQPYFDLGYFENTVPSLQLDSPADAIFYDLGLLLDIGDGLAQISYSFYSNERLRNYMKEKNNFWARFGISINLNSWSREKLTDELIGF; encoded by the coding sequence ATGAAATCAATTCTAGCACTTTTGCTCTTTTTCTGTTCTGGCTTTTTGTCTGTTTGGGGGCAAAGCAGCGACTACTTTCAGCAGCAGAGCCATTATGAGATTCACTTTCGGCTCAATGAGGCCCAGCATAGTTTATCGGGCCATTGGAAAATGAGCTATCAGAACCAGTCGGCAGATAGTCTAACTGAAATATGGATACATCTTTGGCCCAATGCCTACCGCAACAACAGCAGTCCCTTTGCCCATCAATTGGCGGAAAATGGCGACCTGAGTTTTCAGTTTGCGGCAGATTCGGCTCGTGGGGGAATAGATAGTCTAGACTTTAGTAGCCCCAGCCAAAACCTTAGCAGTAGTTTCCCTTTGGGCGGCCAAGAAATGCTGCGGCTGGAGCTGAGTGCGCCCCTCGCCCCAGGCGACAGTTTGCTGATTGAAAGCCCTTTTCACTTAAAAGTACCCGCTAGTTTTTCTCGTTTGGGCCATCAAAAACAATATTATCAGCTTTGTCAATGGTACCCCAAAGTAGCGGTTTATGATGCAAAGGGCTGGCATCCTATGCCCTATTTGGACCAAGGCGAGTTTTATGGAGAATTTGGCGATTACGATATATATATAGAGCTGCCCGCCAATTATTGGGTGGCCGCCACAGGCGAGCTACAAACAGCAGCCGAGCAAAAACGCCTAGCCGATTGGGCCAAAGCCTGCGCAAAAATGGAGCTGATTGGGCTTTCGGTAGATCCGCCCCCTAGTCTTCCTTCAGATAGCAGCTTTAAGCAATTGCACTATCAGGCTAAAAACGTACAAGACTTTGCCCTCTTTTTGAACAAAGACTTTTATGTCCTGAAGAAAGAGATGACCCTAGCCACTGGCCGAAAACTTCCCCTTTGGGCCTTTTTTGAGGCCGAAGAAGCTTATATCTGGCAGTTGGCGCCCGACTTTATGGAAAAATCAACTCGCTATTATTCTAAAGTCATGGGCGAGTATCCCTACCCACAAATTACGGCGGTCCAAGGGCCCTTAGGAGCAGGTGGGGGCATGGAATACCCCATGATTACGATCATCAACCCCACTAGCAGTAAAAAATATTTGGACCTCCTGTTGGCCCATGAAATTGGCCACAATTGGTGGTATGGCATTTTGGCCAGCAATGAGCGCAAACATCCTTGGATAGATGAAGGCTTTAATTCCTATATCGAGAGCCGTTATCTGCAGCAAGAATATGGCGGCCAGCCCTTGCGCCAAGCCTATTTGGCCTATCTGCTGCAAGTCCAGCGCAATGAGGAGCAATCTAGCGCCCTGCCCTCTGATAGCCTGAGCAATTTTAATTATTATTTGGCCGCCTATGCCAAACCCAGCCTCATCCTCTCTTATCTAGAACAGCATTTGGGCCAGCCCAAAATGGATAGCATTCTGCAAGCGATTTATGAAAAATGGCAGTTCAAACATCTTGGTCCCCAAGAACTGCAAAAGGAGTTTGAGCAGGGCAGCGGCCAAGATTTAGACTGGTGTTTTCAGGGGCTGCTACAAGATAAAAAGCGAGTAGATTTGGCCCTAGAAAAACTGAGTAATTTGGGCAGCGACAGCCTATTGGTCCAAATTCAGAATAAGGGCCAAGCCGCTCCCCCCATCTTTTTGGCCTATATGAATGAGGAAGGCCAAGTTTTGCAGGCCTTTAAGTTCCCCCCCTTGGCGGCGGGAGAAAGAGAAAGCTTCCGCATACCCAAATTGGCCCATGCGCATAGCCTAGAAATAGACCCCTTTGCCTATTTACCCGACTACAATAGAGCCAACCAGCAGCAGTATTTTGCTCGCTCCAAACGGAAGCGCATTAACCTGCTCTACCCTAGTCCAGATTTTACGAATCAGGCGCCTTCGGTGGCCCCAATTATTGGCTACAATGCCTATGATGGCTTGCTGCTAGGCTTGGGAGTTTACAGCAATCCGATTTTTCTAAAAAATTGGGGCTACCAACTTTATCCTTTGGTTGGGACGAGCTCCGAGCAACTCGTGGGCCAAGGCCAATTTAGCTTTCACAAAGGTTTGCAAAAGGGCAAAATCAAGGATTACCAAATTAGTTTGGGCTATAAGCGCTACAGTTATTTTAGCAATGAGCGCTACAACTATAAGTTACAATATCAGCGTTGGCGCTTGGCGGCGGAGCTGGCCCTGCGCCCCAAGGCAGGTCGCCAATTTAGGCGGCAATATATTGGCCTAGAAAACCTATTGATTCGAGAAGAGGAGGAAAACTTTGAGCGCGACAGCCTGAATAATATTAGCTATTTGGGCAAAACGGGCAGCTTTAGATCGGTCCACCGCCTCTATTATCGCTGGGAAAACCGCCACCCTTTGGCCCCAGCAAAATATAAATTGGCCCTAGAGTTTGCCCAATACGATCAAGGCCAGGAGCAGTACCTCAAACTCAGTCTAGAGGGACAAAAAGACTGGTATTATGCCGTAGGTAAAAAGATCGGTCTCCGCTTTTTCTTTGGCGGCTTCCCCTTTCATAGCGATCGAGATTTTGGCGCTTACCCGCTGCATTTGCTCAGCCGAAATGCCCATGACTACCATTATGACAACTATGTTTGGGGCCGAAATGTCCAATCGGGCTTTTCCGAACAGCAGGTTTTAATCAAAGAAGGGGGCTTTAAGTTGCCCATTGCCAACGCCCAAGCCATTGGCGACGGCCGCAGCAATAGCTTTATTGGCGCCATAAATCTCCGAGCCGATTTGCCCATTCGCCTGCCTTTCCGCCTGCCCTATTTTCGCCTACAGCCCTATTTTGATCTGGGATATTTTGAAAACACCGTCCCCTCTCTCCAACTAGACAGCCCCGCCGATGCCATCTTTTACGATCTCGGTCTGCTGCTCGATATTGGCGATGGACTGGCCCAAATTTCCTACTCTTTTTACTCCAATGAACGCCTCCGCAATTATATGAAGGAGAAGAATAACTTTTGGGCTCGCTTCGGCATCAGTATCAACCTCAATAGCTGGAGCAGAGAAAAATTAACCGATGAACTGATTGGGTTTTAA